The following nucleotide sequence is from Aspergillus luchuensis IFO 4308 DNA, chromosome 1, nearly complete sequence.
AATCTTTTCTTGGATAGAGGCGTCGACCCAAATGTCAGGGCTACGGCTGGTACACCGGAACCCAGGACGGCTATCGAGGAGGCTGAGAGCGTGGGGTTTTGGGAGTTTCTGGAAGTGATTCTGGCTCGcggaactgctgctgctgctgccgccggcGCCGCGTGAGATGGGCACGATGGTACTTTGATACTGTGGTACTTTGCTTAGGTACTCTTGCTTTGAAATCGTAAAagctaaaataaataaacacACCTTGCTTGCTCATGCTTCCTTTGATACATATCAAACCGTAGTCAGTTAATCCGgctttaataattatctccCTGAGCCATCACCGCCCTACTGACTAGGTTTGTAGACGACGAGGTAGTCAGTGGGAACCTTTTAGATTATTCATTGGAGGGGCAGCTTAGATCTCCCTTTTTGCCATGATTTTAATTGGGTCGATGATGAATAATGTCGTTAAAGTACATGATTCACCTGGCCTCAAATATTGCTGGTCTGGCATTCATTGCCTGAGGTCCTGGGATAGGGTTATCTAGAGGTGCGAAAAATCCTAttcttattactactagtacttaggTATGATTAAGATGACGATAAACGCTATCCGCAACACCAAATTCCTTTAAAAAAGAGACATTTTCCTATGTAACTCCAAAtacaaaacaaaacaacagAAACTCCAGGCTAATGCGACGCTACCGTATACTGCATGCAAACCACACCATAATACACAAACAagtccttccttcccagatACCCAAAACTAACATCAATCCTgattctcctccaccgccctCTCAATATCCCCAATCTTCCGCCTCCCAAGGCGCAACTTACTCCGCagattcttctccttgatcagCAGAGCGCGCTTCCGTCTCCTCGGCGGGTAATTGATCGGGCTTTCGCCGCCGGTGAACACAACTAAGTCGTAGATGAACGCGCCGAATAATCCTCCGAAGATGTCGGCGACCCAGGGGCCCCAGATCCACCAGGCGTGGTACTCTTTGAAGAGATGTCCGCCCCAGCCGGCCATTACGGCGACGAGACGGGGGCCGAAGTCGCGGGGACCGTTGAATGCGCTGGATGTTCATTAGTTGGATTGTTATATGGTGGGGTGACGAAGGGTGTACGTACCCGCCTGTGTTGTAGCCCAATGCTAGGACTAGTAcagtgatgaggatgccgatgatgaatGCTTGCATACCTGCTCCGGGGGGAGCGTTGGTGTCGTCACCCAGGGCCATGATGGttccgacgaggatggcggTGCCTAGAAATTCGTTGAAAAATGCAGTAGCTGGGCTGACGAATTGTTTTGGTAAAGTGAGAAATGCTTGGCTGGCTGTTGTTTCGCTTTGTGGTAAGTTGCTCTCAACGGAGAGGTTGACGATGGCGTCGTGGTAAATGGCGTAGGCAATACCGCCGGCGGTGATGGCGCCGATCAGCTGAGCAAGGATGTAGATTACGCATCGACGGGCGGGAAATCCTCGCCAGACGGACATGGAGATTGTGATGGCAGGATTTAGGTGGCCACCAGAGATGCCACCGACAATGTAAATGCCAATCATGAAGCTGAAGCCCCAGCACGCGCTTTGGCTCATCCATGATCCGGCTTGTTGGTCCGATGTATAGGTTGCTAGCCCACCGCAGAGGCCGAGAGTGATGGCTAAGGTTGTCTGGTGATTGTGTTAATGAGGCTGGATTAAAGTGATTGTCTAGGTAAGTACTCACCCCCAACCACTCGCCCAATGGTTCCCTCAGATAATACCGGATTTTGGACCATTTGTTGAAAAATCCCATCTCGTTCTGCGGCTCCTCGCCATTCTGTCTAGCTTCCTCCGTCTGCGGGATATCCGTAGGAggctcttctgctgctggaggcGGGCgttctcgtcctcctccttctctttcttccttccgatCCTCTGGCAAGGCTCCATACCGCATTCCATCTCGGACAACATGGGGTAGCGGCTGCGCTAAGCTCCAGACCGGCTTGTCCCCTTGCGTGTTTCCATACTGAGGATTGAATGACTGATACTCTGGATGCATGTAGGCACCCTGGTGAGGGACTGGTCCGTAATACGCATTCGGACCTGCCAAAGAGAATTGTGCCTGACTTCCATAGCTCTGGTTTCTTAGGGTAGCGGGAGGTTGACTCCGATAACTCTGGTTTTGGGATACGCCAGTGCGGTGACTGGCGTGACTTTTCTTTCGCGAAAAATTGGAATGCTGGGTTCCTTGGCTCTTGTTTCGAGAGACGCCCTTTCTGGGCTCCCTTTGGGGTGACTCTTCATCTTGGTCTGCTTTGGAGGAATCCTCCGTTGAGTCGGAAGATCGATAGTCTTTCGACTCGGTCTCGACCTCTACGAGCTGTTAGCGGGAtagtctgtctgtctgtcaaaTTTTACACTTACGATCGAGTTCCTTGTTAAGAGACCTAACAGGGTGCACCATGGCAATGAGGTAAGAAGTCGGAAATTTGTACAATGGCAATAAATTAGCCTGCTGTCGGAGAAAATGGATATCTTATACTTAGGGGGTCTCGTTGGGAATATATTGTACGGTGCGCCAAGATTGCGTCACAGAAGCAGACCAGGGAACAGCCGACTGCAACCATTGGTGGCTTCACACCCAAACCCTCGAATTTTCCACGCCACACCTAAATAGCCCATTCGACAGATTCTGCACGTTTCATCCATAGTTCCAGCTGATAGATCTAGCTGGGTTTCGGTAGAGTAGGTGAGGATTATTCTATCGGGACTGATACCAGCAAATGTCAGCCGCGTTGAGGCGATCACTGAGAGACCGCCTTGTTAGTGAGACGCCAGAACCGGGATGATTGTCATCTAGTGAACCACCATGCCATGGCAGAGAATCGAATGACTTGTTGCCCGCCCCACAAACTTGCGTGAAACTTGAGCAGTTGGTGGCCTGCCAGAGGCATAAAGAGGAGGCAGGTCCTCACGGCCAAAGTGTCCCTCTTCCGATCCTAATTGGCGGGTTGCATAACCTCACACTGTGCGACCTGGGTGGGTGGAAACGGATCCGTTCCTTGTACGATCTCTTCCAGTCACCGATGGCGGCGTTTGATCGGCGGCTTCGGGCCCACCCGTGACATGCTGGCCAACAGCCTTTGTTGTACATGGTAAATAGTAGGTTACAAATGAGCCGCCAGTGACCAACTCAAACTCTGATAAGCCGGGTTCGAGGCCGACACTTCCAGGGGAAGTATGGTGAGGCCATGCGCCAAGAGGAGGCTATGGCCGTGGTTCTGCTAGGTCGGCGTGGAAAATTGTGCCTGCAGACGTCATTGTAGTGATGCAGGCGCCACCAGCTGTGATCTATCTCTTCATAACGGCCTACTCTAAAAGGAACAAAGGAGTGAGAAGTGAAGCCATTATGGGAGATACAGAACCAGAAGCAGAATAAAGTTgacgaaagagaaagagcggAATTGCCTGATCCGGCAAGTGACACACATGACGTCATCACGTGGTCCTGCCTGATCGAGACTCTGCACGTGATGTGAAGATCCTTTTCTTAGCTATTGTCAATAACTTCATTTTGAAGTCATCAATTCCTGCCATTGGAGCCGCTATTTTCACTAACAGTTCGGGAATGATATAAAAGTCAATCTCGGCTACAATTCCGATGCAACCCAGCTTACACTATACGGCATTCACCCCCGTGATCCGCTTAAACTGACTCTCCGTATATCTCCAGACAATCTCTCCAATGCCCATCTCTCGCAGGTCTTTCAGAACCTTAATCGCATTATCCGAGCTCTCCCCATCGGAAGTAACAGAATAAATACCCCCTCGCAGCATCCCATCAATGCCCCGCGCAACCGCGACTCCCTCCGACAGCGgcaccccatcatccccatctcgcGCTGGATACTTCGCACTTGTAGCCACAAAGAGAtgtctctctccactctctATGGCAGGAATACAGATCCAACGGCCGAAAAGCAGGAGAGCAAGCCACACAATCCACATACGGAGATTATCGACTTCTCTGGTTATCCCGGTTTGGACAGCCCCGGGGtgagtattattaaaagacACAGTTGGGGCCTTTTCAGCTAGTTTTTCCAAAGCCACTGTGGTCAGTGAAGTAATATGCCCGCGGAACAATGGAGCTGACAGCTTTCTTCCCTCGAAGTCGGTGGTGTCGATGGGGCCTTCAGATCCGGCTGCCCCGACGGTTATGACGCGGCGGAGGCTGGTGGcttgttggaggagagggaggaggtttACAACAAAACGCATGCGGGCGAAGTAAAGGAGGGATGTGATCTTGCGGAGTCCTTCGGGTGTTTCTGCAGTATAGAAATCAGTTGTTCGTTCTGTAAAC
It contains:
- a CDS encoding putative aquaglyceroporin (COG:G;~EggNog:ENOG410PN7S;~InterPro:IPR023271,IPR022357,IPR000425;~PFAM:PF00230;~TransMembrane:7 (o223-243i255-276o296-317i354-372o384-402i414-430o436-459i);~go_component: GO:0016020 - membrane [Evidence IEA];~go_function: GO:0015267 - channel activity [Evidence IEA];~go_process: GO:0055085 - transmembrane transport [Evidence IEA]), coding for MVHPVRSLNKELDQVETESKDYRSSDSTEDSSKADQDEESPQREPRKGVSRNKSQGTQHSNFSRKKSHASHRTGVSQNQSYRSQPPATLRNQSYGSQAQFSLAGPNAYYGPVPHQGAYMHPEYQSFNPQYGNTQGDKPVWSLAQPLPHVVRDGMRYGALPEDRKEEREGGGRERPPPAAEEPPTDIPQTEEARQNGEEPQNEMGFFNKWSKIRYYLREPLGEWLGTTLAITLGLCGGLATYTSDQQAGSWMSQSACWGFSFMIGIYIVGGISGGHLNPAITISMSVWRGFPARRCVIYILAQLIGAITAGGIAYAIYHDAIVNLSVESNLPQSETTASQAFLTLPKQFVSPATAFFNEFLGTAILVGTIMALGDDTNAPPGAGMQAFIIGILITVLVLALGYNTGGAFNGPRDFGPRLVAVMAGWGGHLFKEYHAWWIWGPWVADIFGGLFGAFIYDLVVFTGGESPINYPPRRRKRALLIKEKNLRSKLRLGRRKIGDIERAVEENQD
- a CDS encoding uncharacterized protein (COG:S;~EggNog:ENOG410PQ0N;~InterPro:IPR036291,IPR002347;~PFAM:PF00106;~TransMembrane:1 (o227-245i);~go_process: GO:0055114 - oxidation-reduction process [Evidence IEA]) codes for the protein MVVLADIQSSNARIATSLPEGMVALFVGATSGIGEATLKQFAKHAARPRVYFVGRKHEAANRIIAECETLNPEGKYIFISADISLLCNVDEVCRDIKTRERALNLLVLTPGIATIHNETPEGLRKITSLLYFARMRFVVNLLPLLQQATSLRRVITVGAAGSEGPIDTTDFEGRKLSAPLFRGHITSLTTVALEKLAEKAPTVSFNNTHPGAVQTGITREVDNLRMWIVWLALLLFGRWICIPAIESGERHLFVATSAKYPARDGDDGVPLSEGVAVARGIDGMLRGGIYSVTSDGESSDNAIKVLKDLREMGIGEIVWRYTESQFKRITGVNAV